A portion of the Methanomicrobia archaeon genome contains these proteins:
- the sppA gene encoding signal peptide peptidase SppA has protein sequence MSAKGLIALLPIKGTIAAESSLFGFLSSSRGIIQAIEDVERRKRIKAVVFEIDSPGGTPFAAKEVATRIKAMKKPTIAWVREHATSGGYWIASACDEIVADELSTLGSIGVLSIRPDIGELLKKFGIDIETLKTGIYKGLGLPYETPSEDERALLQAELEEIKEHFLSAIAANRQLDEETLKELATAKVYLGREAKEIGLIDHLGGKDIALARAKERSGITREKIISYDERRRKGVLRRLIEELLW, from the coding sequence ATGAGCGCGAAGGGCTTGATCGCACTGCTCCCCATCAAAGGAACGATTGCTGCGGAGAGCTCGCTCTTCGGCTTCCTCTCGTCTTCCCGAGGCATCATTCAGGCGATCGAGGACGTAGAACGGCGGAAGCGGATCAAAGCGGTCGTCTTCGAGATCGATTCTCCCGGTGGCACGCCCTTTGCGGCTAAAGAGGTCGCAACGCGGATCAAAGCGATGAAGAAGCCCACGATCGCCTGGGTACGGGAGCACGCGACCTCGGGCGGCTACTGGATCGCGAGCGCTTGCGACGAAATTGTCGCGGACGAGCTGAGCACTTTGGGCAGTATCGGGGTACTGAGCATCCGCCCGGACATCGGTGAACTGCTGAAGAAGTTCGGGATCGATATCGAGACCTTGAAGACGGGTATCTACAAGGGCCTGGGACTGCCCTATGAGACACCCTCGGAGGATGAGCGTGCGCTGCTGCAAGCGGAACTGGAGGAGATAAAGGAGCACTTCCTCTCGGCGATCGCCGCGAACCGGCAGCTGGACGAGGAGACACTGAAGGAATTGGCCACGGCGAAGGTCTATCTCGGCCGCGAAGCGAAGGAGATCGGGCTGATAGACCATCTCGGCGGCAAGGATATCGCTCTCGCCCGAGCAAAGGAGCGCAGCGGGATCACGCGCGAGAAGATCATCTCATATGATGAGCGCAGGCGTAAAGGCGTTTTGCGTCGGCTGATCGAAGAGCTGCTCTGGTGA
- a CDS encoding NAD+ synthase: MHPSMLAAHISDWIRERVSEAGARGVVLGMSGGLDSSVAAVLCKRACPDTTLGLILPCKSPPEDVTHARLIAAQFDIETEEFDLSAIFTAFLTLLTGDERHGGAAERTVELAIANLKPRLRMICLYYFANKRNYLVVGTGNKSELTIGYFTKYGDGAADILPLGDVLKTEERALAEELGIPRVIIEKPPSAGLWAGQTDEGEIGMSYELLDRILALWERGDADVSRTACDPELVARVKQMAERSRHKREPIPIFRRTTDERGNPGHS; encoded by the coding sequence ATGCACCCCTCAATGCTGGCGGCGCACATCAGCGATTGGATACGAGAACGCGTAAGCGAGGCTGGCGCACGGGGCGTTGTCCTGGGCATGAGTGGTGGACTTGATTCTTCAGTCGCCGCGGTGCTCTGCAAACGCGCATGTCCTGATACGACACTTGGTCTGATCCTTCCCTGCAAGTCCCCACCAGAGGACGTTACGCATGCGCGATTGATCGCCGCGCAATTCGATATCGAGACAGAGGAGTTCGATCTTTCTGCCATATTTACCGCGTTCCTCACGCTCCTTACCGGTGACGAACGGCACGGTGGCGCTGCAGAACGAACGGTCGAGCTCGCGATAGCGAACCTCAAGCCGCGACTCCGGATGATCTGTCTCTATTACTTCGCGAACAAGCGGAACTACCTCGTCGTCGGCACCGGGAACAAGAGCGAGCTCACGATCGGGTACTTCACCAAGTACGGCGATGGCGCTGCGGATATCCTCCCGCTCGGCGATGTACTCAAGACCGAGGAGCGAGCGCTCGCCGAGGAGCTCGGGATTCCACGGGTGATCATCGAGAAGCCGCCGAGTGCCGGTCTCTGGGCGGGGCAAACGGACGAGGGCGAGATAGGCATGAGCTACGAGCTGCTGGATCGCATCCTCGCCCTGTGGGAGCGCGGCGATGCGGACGTGAGCCGAACCGCGTGTGATCCTGAGTTGGTGGCGCGGGTAAAACAGATGGCGGAACGGTCGCGGCATAAACGCGAGCCAATACCGATCTTCAGGCGCACAACCGACGAGCGGGGAAATCCCGGTCATTCATGA
- a CDS encoding NTPase: MPLKIGLTGKPRIGKSTIVKVVIERLKADGVPVGGMLTADLREHGRRVGFTIEDIRTGETGVLAHVQLPTRGPTVGKYTVNLTDLDNIGARSIVEATIRPEIKLIIIDEIGTMELKSRNFIEAVERALASEKHLVVTVHQRSMHELVQRIRRTFEILEVTEANRDDLPTMVMAALRNSTDYKNLNSNEP, translated from the coding sequence ATGCCGCTCAAAATAGGGCTCACCGGGAAGCCGCGAATAGGCAAGTCCACGATCGTTAAAGTAGTAATCGAACGATTGAAAGCGGATGGCGTGCCGGTGGGCGGCATGCTCACCGCCGACCTGCGCGAGCACGGACGCCGAGTGGGGTTCACCATTGAAGACATCCGCACCGGCGAGACGGGCGTTCTGGCGCACGTGCAGCTTCCGACACGGGGGCCTACCGTAGGTAAGTACACCGTCAACCTCACGGATCTGGACAATATCGGCGCGCGCTCGATAGTAGAGGCCACGATACGACCGGAGATCAAGCTGATCATCATTGATGAGATCGGCACAATGGAGTTGAAGTCCAGGAATTTCATCGAGGCGGTCGAGCGTGCACTGGCGAGTGAGAAGCACCTCGTGGTTACCGTCCATCAACGCTCAATGCACGAGCTGGTGCAGCGCATACGGAGAACGTTCGAGATCCTGGAAGTCACCGAAGCGAACCGGGACGATTTACCCACCATGGTCATGGCTGCTTTGCGGAACAGTACCGATTACAAGAACCTGAACTCAAACGAACCTTAA